The sequence CTGCCGGTTGGTCGTTGGGAGAGCCAGCCATGAGATCATTATTGCTCGTGAGCCTGTTGCTGCTGAGCCTGCCGCTGGCGGCTCACCCTGGGCATGGGCACGATGCCGAGCTGGAGAGTCAGCCCGAGGTGCTGAGCCCTGGCATGATTCCCGATGCCCGCAGTTATTTCACCGATACCGTGCTGATCGATCAGCACGGTCAGGAGCGGCGGTTCTACAGTGATCTGCTGGAAAACCGGGTGGTGCTGCTCAATGTGATCTTCACCCGCTGCGAGGATGCCTGCCCGGTGATCACCAGCAAGCTCAAGCAGGTTCGCCGGCAACTGGGCGAGCGGGCCGAGGGTATCGACTTCATTTCGCTAAGCAGTGATCCACAGAACGATACGCCAGAAGATCTGAAGGTCTATGCGAAAAAACACGGTGTCGAAGACGCCAACTGGCATTTCGTGACCGGTGATCCGGCCGATATGGCCCGGCTACTGGGCCGGTTAGGTCAGTTCACCGGCTCGGTGGAGAACCACTCGACCCTGCTGATCGCCGGGGATGTGGCCAACAAGCGCTGGAGCAAGATCCGCCCGGATGCGCCGGTCACAGCAATCGCTGAACGTCTTCTACTGTTACATCAACCACCGGCTGCCGCGCGTCCATGTGCGCTCGACTCTGCACACTGCTGAGCCTGGCACTGTTGCCGGCACTGGCCTGGGGCCTGAGCGACAACGAAAAGGCCGGGCAGCAGCTGTACCGTTATGGCCAGGCCAATACCGATAGCCCGGTGCAGGCTCGACTGGAAGCGGCTGACACCGTGGTCGATGCCAGCCTGTTGCCCTGTGCTGGCTGTCATGGTCGCGATGGTCGGGGACGGGCCGAAGGCGGGCTCAACCCGCCGGATATCACCTGGGCGCGGCTGAGCAAACCCTATGGCGAACGCTTGCCCGGCGCCCGTCAACATCCGCCTTATACCGAAGCCAGCCTGGCCAGGGCGATACGCGAAGGCGTTGACCCCGGGGGCAACAGGCTGTCGCCAGCGATGCCACGCTACAGCCTGAGCCAACGTCAGGTGCGTGATCTGATCGCCTATCTGCAGCGGATCGAAGAAGACTTCGACCCCGGTATCAGCGATCAGAGCCTGGTGCTGGGTACCTGGCAGCCCTTGAGCGGAGCGCAGGCCGATGGCGGTCAGGCCGTCAGTCTGAGCCTGCGTGAAGCGATTGCCCAAATCAATCTGGATGGCGGCATCCATGGCAGGCGGCTGACGCTGGTGGTGGTTGACAGTGCCGAGCGGGATGAGCAGGCGGTGCTGGATGAGCTGCTGGATCAGCATGAAGTCTTCGCCCTGGTCGCTGTGCAGACCAGCAGCGCCGCGCAGCAGGAGCAGTTGCGCCAGGCCGGAGTGCCGCTGGTTGGCACCTTGCTGCGTAATGATCCGGGACCGGGTAGCGCATGGACGTTCGAGCCGCTGGCCGGTATTCAGGATCAGATGAAAGCCCTGGGGCTGTTCGCCGAACAGGCGCTGTCCGCCAGGGGGGCGGCGCTGATTCTGGTTGGGCCGGAGCCGGCCCATCAGGCCCAGGCCGAGTCGCTGAGCCGCTGGCTGGTGCAGCGGGGCTGGCCAGCACCAGCTATTCAGGGCGCCGAGGCACCGCTGGTGTTGGGTGATGGACTGTCAGCGCTGTTTTTACTGGGTAGCGGATTGTCTTCATCGCAGGTCAGCCTGCTGGCGTCGCATAGCCCGCCGCCTTATCTGCTGTTGGCGGGCGAACAGGCTCAGGCTGAACTGTTCGAGCTACCGATGGCCTTTTCCGCCCGGGTATTCGTTGCCTATCCGTTTTTACCCGATGACTGGACTCCGGCTTTTCGTGAGCGGCTGGCCCGCCAGCGGGCAATACTTGGCAACGGTTATCTGAATCGCAGGGTCTCGGCCAGTGTGGCGCTGGCGATACTCGAAGAGGGGTTGCGTCGGGCTGGCCGCCAGCTCAGCCGCGAGGCGCTGATACGTGCGCTGGAGGAGCTGTATGATCATCCTACCGGGATGTCCCCAAGGGTGGGCTTCAGTGGCGGGCGTCGGGTGGGGGCCGGGGCGCATATCGTACGATTGGATCTTGAAAATCGTGAACTGCATCACACCGGCTATTACATTCCCCCGGAACAGCGCTAGACTGCAAATATGCCCCCCATAACTGGGTGCTGAGCGAGCCGATTCCCCGGGGAAAACGCTCCCTCTGGCACCGGGTTTTCAGCCTCAAAGCTGCACTACCCAGACAGCTCGGGCCTCCCGGCAGGACGCCAAAACTGGCATGAAGTATGCGAGACCCCAAGTGGGAGCGTACTCCTGCTGTAGTTGTCAGTAGCACACTCTGAATGGAGTTCGCCTTGTCATACAGAATCTTGATAGTCGAGGATGAGCCGGTCCTGGCGGAGAACCTCAAGGCTTTCATGGAAAAGCTTCCATGCAAGGCCATGCTGGCTACCGATGGTGCACGCGCCATCGATTTGGCCGGCAAGTTTCCCCCGGATCTGATCATTCTGGATTATCGACTGCCTGACATGGTCGGCTTCGATGTGTTGGATGCGGTACAGAACACCTGGCACGGCCAGTGTGTTCTGATCACCGGTCACCCGACCAACGAAGTCTGCGAGGAGGCGGGGAAACGGGGCATTACCCATATCATGTTTAAGCCCTTTCCCCTGGGTGAGCTGCGCAGCCTGGTGGCCAAGATGCTGAGCGTCGAGGCCCGGTCCGACGGCAACGGTCAAGTGCCGGTCGAACGGCGACGACAGGATAGCGGCACAGAGACGTTCCCAATGCGGCTGTATGACGGTACCTGGCTTCTGGCCGATCGGCGTCACGGTGGCAAACGCCCCGAAGATGATGACCAATCCCCGCCAAAGCCGGATGCCCCAGGGAGCAAGGCCGGCAAAGCCTGAGTTTCCAGGGCAGGGTCACCGTCTTCAGCTACAGGCACATGTTGACTGTGGCATTGGGGAGGACGGCTCATGGGTACTTCGGCACTGGTGGAGGCACACCCGCCAGCTTGGTTGACGGCCGAGTTGATGCAGCAGGCCAGCCAGGAAGCGGCCAGTCAGGGGCAACGGCTTATCAGCGCGCTGGAGCGGCATAGCGGCCTGCCTGCCGACGCCTTCGTTCAAGCCCTTGGCAGTTTGCTGCGCTACCCGGTGCTCGAACGCGAGCAATTGTTTCAGGCCACTCCCGATTT is a genomic window of Halopseudomonas phragmitis containing:
- a CDS encoding SCO family protein, whose amino-acid sequence is MRSLLLVSLLLLSLPLAAHPGHGHDAELESQPEVLSPGMIPDARSYFTDTVLIDQHGQERRFYSDLLENRVVLLNVIFTRCEDACPVITSKLKQVRRQLGERAEGIDFISLSSDPQNDTPEDLKVYAKKHGVEDANWHFVTGDPADMARLLGRLGQFTGSVENHSTLLIAGDVANKRWSKIRPDAPVTAIAERLLLLHQPPAAARPCALDSAHC
- a CDS encoding cytochrome c/ABC transporter substrate-binding protein, whose protein sequence is MCARLCTLLSLALLPALAWGLSDNEKAGQQLYRYGQANTDSPVQARLEAADTVVDASLLPCAGCHGRDGRGRAEGGLNPPDITWARLSKPYGERLPGARQHPPYTEASLARAIREGVDPGGNRLSPAMPRYSLSQRQVRDLIAYLQRIEEDFDPGISDQSLVLGTWQPLSGAQADGGQAVSLSLREAIAQINLDGGIHGRRLTLVVVDSAERDEQAVLDELLDQHEVFALVAVQTSSAAQQEQLRQAGVPLVGTLLRNDPGPGSAWTFEPLAGIQDQMKALGLFAEQALSARGAALILVGPEPAHQAQAESLSRWLVQRGWPAPAIQGAEAPLVLGDGLSALFLLGSGLSSSQVSLLASHSPPPYLLLAGEQAQAELFELPMAFSARVFVAYPFLPDDWTPAFRERLARQRAILGNGYLNRRVSASVALAILEEGLRRAGRQLSREALIRALEELYDHPTGMSPRVGFSGGRRVGAGAHIVRLDLENRELHHTGYYIPPEQR
- a CDS encoding response regulator; this encodes MSYRILIVEDEPVLAENLKAFMEKLPCKAMLATDGARAIDLAGKFPPDLIILDYRLPDMVGFDVLDAVQNTWHGQCVLITGHPTNEVCEEAGKRGITHIMFKPFPLGELRSLVAKMLSVEARSDGNGQVPVERRRQDSGTETFPMRLYDGTWLLADRRHGGKRPEDDDQSPPKPDAPGSKAGKA